GCCGCCCGTGACAGCTTCGCCACGGAGCGCGGCCCGGCGTTGGCGAGGCTGACGCGCGTCGCGCCCGGTAACGGTGGCGGCCAGCAGCGCCTGGGTGTACGGGTGGCGCGGCGTCTCGAAGATCTGCTGCTTGGGACCCGTTTCCACCACCTGACCCAGGTACATGACGACCACCCGGTCGCTGACGTAGCGGATTACCCGCAGGTCGTGCGAGACGAAAACGAAGCTCAGGTGATTCTGGCGCTGGAGGTCCAGCAGCAGGTTGATGATCTGGCCGCGAATCGACATGTCGAGCGCCGCTGTCGGTTCGTCGAGGAAAATGAACTCCGGCTCCGGCGCGAGCGCTCGCGCCAGCGCCACGCGCTGAAGCTGGCCGCCGCTCATCTCGTAAGGATAGAGCGAGGCGAAGCGCTCGTCGAGCTGCATGCGATCCAGCAGCAGCATGGCGCGGTGTCGTTTTTCCTCGGCGCTGGCATCCGCCAGCAGACGCATCGCGTCGACCAGGGTTTGCCCGATGGTCATCGTCGGGTTGAACGAGGTGGCGGGATTCTGGAAGACCATTTGCAGCCGCGACCGCAGCGGGCGGAACTCGCGCTCCGTCAGCCCTTCGATGCGCTGGCCGTCGAACCGCACCTGGCCGCTGTCGAGCGGCGATAGATTGAGGATCGCGCGTCCCAACGTCGATTTGCCGGAGCCGCTCTCGCCCACCAGCCCGACCATCTCCCCGCGTCCGACGTGCAGGTTAACGTCGTCCACGGCGGTGATTGTCACGCGGCGGAAGCTGCGCCGGCGGACCGAGAAGGTCTTGACGGCGTGCTCGACCGACAGCAGCGCTTCGGTGCTTGCGGCAGCAGCCGGACGGGTTTCTAGGGAAAGTGACATGCTGAAAAGTGTCCTGTTTCGACTTCGACCAGGGCGGGCCGCTGCTGGCGGCAGATGTCCTGCACGCGCGGGCAGCGCGACGCGAAGCAGCAGCCGGTCCACTGCTCGCGCAGGTCGGGCACGCGCCCCGGAATGAACGGCATGCGGTCGCCGCCCTCTTCAAGCGCGCATTCCAGCAGCAAAATGGTATACGGATTGGACGGCTGCCGCAGCACCTGATCCGCCGTGCCGGTTTCCATCACGGTGCCCGCGTACATGACCACCACGTGATCGCACACCGCCGACACCAGCCCGATGTCGTGCGAGATGATGATGAGCGTCGCGTTCAGCTCGTCGATCACCTGCTGAATGACGTCCAGTACCTGAACCTGGATGGTGACATCCAGGCCGCTGGTCGGCTCATCGGCGATCAGCAGCTGCGGGCGGCAGGCGAGGGCCATCGCGATCATGGCGCGCTGGGCCATGCCGCCGCTGTACTCGAACGGGTAATTACGCGCGCGATCTTCCGGGTCGGGGATGCCGGTCGCGTCGAGCACCTCGACCGCCTTTTGCCAGGCCTCCGCCTTGCTGACCTTCGCGTGGTAGCGGTAGATGTCCGCGATCTGGCTGCCCACAGAATAGAGTGGGTTGAGCGCGGCGGCGGCATTCTGGAAGACCATGCCGATCTGCGTGCCACGCACGGCCTGCATGGCTTTGTCGCTCAGCGGCAGCAGGTCGGTCCCGTCGAAGCGGATCTGCCCGTCCGTCACGCGCGCGTTGGGCGGCAGCAGCCGCAGCGCGGCCAGCGCAGAGACGGTCTTGCCGGAGCCGCTTTCGCCTACGATGGCGGTGCGCGTGCCCCGTCCGATCTGGTAGGTGGCGACGCGCAGGGCGTAGACCGTGTCCTTGCCGATGCGGAACTGCACGCTGAGCCGGTCGATATCGAGCAGCGTCATCGTCATACCCGCCTGATCCACAAGGTTTTCAGGATGTCGCTGATGTTGTTGAGAATCCACACGGACAGAAATAGCGCCGCGCCGGGGAAGATCGACAGCCACCATTTGCCGAACACGATGTAGTTCGCGCCGATCTGAATCATCGATCCCCATTCGGGCTTGGGGATTTCCACGCCCAGCCCGATGAAACTCAGCCCGGCGATCATCTGGACCGCGTAGGCGCAGCTCAGCGGCAACTGCGAGAACACGGGCACCAGCGCGTTGGGGATGATGTGCCGGAAGATGATCGCCGAGGACGGGTTGCCCGCAACTTTCGCGGCCTGGACGAAGTCCACGTCGCGCAGCGGGATGACCACACTGCGGACCATCTTGCTGTAAACCGGGATGTTGTAGAACGCGACGATCAGCACGACGTTGGTCAGGGTGTTGCCCGCCGCCGCGATGACGGCCATGCCGAACAGGATCTGCGGGAAGCCCTGGAACACCTCCGTCACGCGCGTGATCACGTTGTCCAGCAGCCCGCCGCAGTAGCCCGCGATGGCCCCCAGTGGCACGCCGATCGCGATCCCGATCAGCACGGAGCTGAGCGCCAGCGTGAAGTCGGTGCGGATGGCATAGATCGTGCGGGCGAAGATGTCCATGCCGTCGCGGTCCGTGCCGAAGTAGTGCTCGGCGGAAGGCGGCTGCATGGTGTTCATGGGGTTGGGCTTGACCGGGTTTTGCAGCGGCAGCAGCGGCGCCAGCAGGCCCAACAGCAGGATTGCCGCCAGCAGGCCGAGATTGATCCAGACGCGCCAACGGCCATTGGCATCGACGAGACGTTCCAGGATCGACGGGCGCTTGAAGGTTTTGCGGGTCGTGGTTGCGCTTGCAGTCGTCATAACAGATCCCCCGGCGGCTACTTGGTGACCCGCACGCGCGGGTCGACCAGGGCGTTGAAGACGTCCGCCAGCAGGTAGACGAACAGGTAGAAGCCCGCGCTGATCAGCACTACGCCCATGACCGGCTCGTAGTCGGAATGGTTCATGGCGTCCACGGCGTAGAGGCCCAAGCCCGGCCAGGTGAAGACGACCTCCACCAGCACCGTGCCGCTCAGCAGGTAGCCGTACGTCATGGCGATCATGGTGATGACGGGGGCCAGCATGTTCTTGAGCGCGTAGCGCCGGACGGTGGACGGCGGCAGGCCGAAGGCGCGCGCCGTGCGGATGAAGTCGCTCTGCATGATTTCTTCCGTCTTGTTACGCGCGATTTGCAGCGTGCTGGGGCTGGTGGTCACGGCCAGCGTGAGCGCGGGCAGGATCAAATGCTTCACGGACGACACGAACGCGTCCCAGTCCCCGGCCAGCAGCGTATCGATGGTGTACCAGCCGGTGACCTGCTCGAAGCCCCGAAACTCGCGGTCGATGCGTCCCAGCGGCGCGGGCAGCCAGTGCAGCTGCGCGAAC
This sequence is a window from Aggregatilinea lenta. Protein-coding genes within it:
- a CDS encoding ABC transporter ATP-binding protein; this encodes MSLSLETRPAAAASTEALLSVEHAVKTFSVRRRSFRRVTITAVDDVNLHVGRGEMVGLVGESGSGKSTLGRAILNLSPLDSGQVRFDGQRIEGLTEREFRPLRSRLQMVFQNPATSFNPTMTIGQTLVDAMRLLADASAEEKRHRAMLLLDRMQLDERFASLYPYEMSGGQLQRVALARALAPEPEFIFLDEPTAALDMSIRGQIINLLLDLQRQNHLSFVFVSHDLRVIRYVSDRVVVMYLGQVVETGPKQQIFETPRHPYTQALLAATVTGRDARQPRQRRAALRGEAVTGGVPGCKLYGRCPFALPRCADEPQGLIQVQPDHWVRCWRTDDIGTTSGPLMPPD
- a CDS encoding ABC transporter ATP-binding protein translates to MTMTLLDIDRLSVQFRIGKDTVYALRVATYQIGRGTRTAIVGESGSGKTVSALAALRLLPPNARVTDGQIRFDGTDLLPLSDKAMQAVRGTQIGMVFQNAAAALNPLYSVGSQIADIYRYHAKVSKAEAWQKAVEVLDATGIPDPEDRARNYPFEYSGGMAQRAMIAMALACRPQLLIADEPTSGLDVTIQVQVLDVIQQVIDELNATLIIISHDIGLVSAVCDHVVVMYAGTVMETGTADQVLRQPSNPYTILLLECALEEGGDRMPFIPGRVPDLREQWTGCCFASRCPRVQDICRQQRPALVEVETGHFSACHFP
- a CDS encoding ABC transporter permease, translating into MTTASATTTRKTFKRPSILERLVDANGRWRVWINLGLLAAILLLGLLAPLLPLQNPVKPNPMNTMQPPSAEHYFGTDRDGMDIFARTIYAIRTDFTLALSSVLIGIAIGVPLGAIAGYCGGLLDNVITRVTEVFQGFPQILFGMAVIAAAGNTLTNVVLIVAFYNIPVYSKMVRSVVIPLRDVDFVQAAKVAGNPSSAIIFRHIIPNALVPVFSQLPLSCAYAVQMIAGLSFIGLGVEIPKPEWGSMIQIGANYIVFGKWWLSIFPGAALFLSVWILNNISDILKTLWIRRV
- a CDS encoding ABC transporter permease — its product is MFESAREWTLFLAKRFSVLLLSLVLVSMITFAVTHFIGNPVYLLVGPRHTQQMLDNMTRELGLDKPLWEQYANYIGQLLHGDLGTSRYSYNPVTQDIRSRLPATLELSTFALILGVLWAVPAGIIAGARRNSPFARAIDVIAKASVSMPSFWLGLLLIYVLFAQLHWLPAPLGRIDREFRGFEQVTGWYTIDTLLAGDWDAFVSSVKHLILPALTLAVTTSPSTLQIARNKTEEIMQSDFIRTARAFGLPPSTVRRYALKNMLAPVITMIAMTYGYLLSGTVLVEVVFTWPGLGLYAVDAMNHSDYEPVMGVVLISAGFYLFVYLLADVFNALVDPRVRVTK